The genome window AGAAAAGAAATAAGGCAtgggaaaatgaagaaaaaaacgaatggAAAACGGCGAGGAGACCCCGAGGGAGTGTAACGAGACGACAAGCGGCACCGGAGAGGGAGCACAGACGTGATTCAGACGCAGACGGCGGAAGAGAGTCCAATGGATGTAAACAGGGAGAGAAGAGAAGAAGGGAAAAACAATGGGGTCAAGAGAggtgggaaatttgaaatttatattttcttgcgaattttttttttcaatttttaattataaaaaaatgtatttttttgaaatttttcaattaaaaaaacatacaattaatttaaaccaattatttttggaattaacggtagtttttctttttttttaatttaaatgcggaagttttgctttaaaatatccaaaaaaagtctgaaaatctgcaaaaacaatgaaaaagtCGACTTTAAAAAcgcttttttgtttgaattcccgccaaaactagacgaccaatcagcgatttgctccgcccacttttcagcCAATTAGATAGAGTGGGCGGAGCTCGAAGGCGGTGATTGGTCGgcgttttttaaagtgaattcttcatttttctcattttttttttggatattttaaagcaaaatctCCATCTgtgccaattttttccagaaaatgactaatttaaatcaatttaattcaaatttcttcaattttttcgatcatgtgtcgatttacgcacgTTGTGTACTCCTCCAGGAGGagatttttacagtttttgacaaattttgctgattttttttggatttaccATTAAAATCGTCAATTTAATCCCAAATATGAAAAGAATTACcgaaaataggcaaaaatcgagcattttgccaaaaaactgtgaattcctcctcctcgaggagtacacgagctgcggAAATCGACACACCGACCtgttcaaaagaaaaaatcgattttttaatggaaaaatgaagatttctGGTGAtgaatctggaaattaaagtacaccgaaaaaaaaacggaatttttgaatttttttaaacgaaagtTTTCTGTCTTAATTTTAGAAAGAttctccagtttttttttcgtaaaacgCCCATTCATCCCGTCGACCAAGAGCCCAGAACTCGGAATTTGCGTGCAGAATTGAAGAATGAGGCGAGCAGCTCAATTTGGCAATGAGAAATGAGCCCCGGCTCGCCGGGGAGGAAAACGACAATAGCACAACAAACCCTGGAAATAATTAAAGACCATTGAACAATTTCGATTGGAGAAAGGTTGTGGGGAAAAAAAACGGCGAGTGTTTATTATCTAGAGACACGCAAAAATAAAagggaaaaaatcataaaaattaataaaaacggaacattgaaagaaaataaacagGGCATGAATATTATGCAGAGgaatcaataaaatcattgaaatacAGCTCTATTGAGCAACAAGATCCACTGCCGTCTTGATGATATTGTACAGATGGTGGaatggaattttctgaaaattggcaaatataTGGacttaaatattaattattcaaaaattaccttGTCTTTCCCCTTCAAATCCTCAATTTTCCTCTTCAGATCGTTGCAGAGGGTAACAAATTGCGAATTGTTCGGAGTATTCGCATAAATCTCGAGGAACTGGAAGAAAGTGGTGGCCGAGGCTCCATCAGCGACGTCGATCGAGTACATATCAGCCATTGTTTTTGCGGTGGCAAGTCCCATACGCAGCTTACTCAACGGAATTTGCTTGTCGATGTTTCGGTAGACGGCCAAAAGGTTTTGAATCAGGCGGCGCGCTTCGTCCATTTGCGCCGAGTTCAGGGTATTGACGTACACCTTCACGAAATCGAGGAAATCGCGCAAACTTGTGGTTTCTGGTGCAGCTGGAGGTGGTGCGGAGgtcgatctgaaaattttgaaattaattgtttagTTTCAGGGACAAAGATGCTTACCCCCGGTTCAAAACCTCTTTCATCATTTGACTTTGCATTTGCAGCACGCCAGTCATCATTTGCCCCATTGCGGTGAACATCGAGCGATCGACATTGGGATAGAAAGCAGGTTGTGGGCAATACAAAGAGTATCCGGCGTTCACATTTATCACGGAGATGGTGTCCGAGCCATCACTAGGCGGATAATCGATTCTTGGCTCCTGGAATTCTGTCTTTACAGCGATCTGCTTCATTTTGGGGTAGTTGATAGCTGGATTACTGGTCTGATCAATGACGATAATCTCAtcctcatcttcttcttcttgaagATCCGCCGAATTGATCTGTTGCAGCTGTGGAGGCGACTGTGCGACGGATTGGTTTGATGCGGAGCTGGATCTTCGTTGGGACAGGTCGGCGAAATTCCCTTTGGCGTGTTTTCCTTTGAATTCAAGTTTTGTCGACTTGTAATATGTGATTCGTTGAAGGTTGTCAACATCAACGGTAGCTTTCTCCCTGAGTCTGAAATAATTCGTTTCGATATTTCGGCACAAAGTGAGATTGTACAAACCTTTTGAGAAACTCTTCCTTGGCAGATGTGCTTGTAGCGAACAACATTTGTGCTTTTTCATCGTCTTCAAAGTTGGCTGCGAGCGGAATTTTCACCGCCAAGTCCCATCGAAGTTTCAGTCTGAGCGTTGCCACTGTTCCCGGATAGCCAGCTTCTTCCTTGTAAGCAGAGAAAAGATCTTTCAGCATTAGTGGGCGACTGATATTCTtagattttttcgccaaaaaatcaagaaaatgacTCATATCGACGGCTTTTGCAGATTTGCCTCGCTTTTTCATCACTTTTCTTCCTGACGACTTGTTATCTTGCATTTTTTGCGACTGAGCTGAtgtttacctgaaaaattgagctcaTTGGAATAAAATAAACGAATAAAAGAGAATGAAAAGTATAGAACAAtacgaaaattgaataattcgcgattttggtgaattttgaacattttcattaaatttataAACGATAAAACCTTCCAGAAgtggaaaaatgttgaaaatatatcattttaaagttcgaaattggcaaaatttcacagaaattcgagaaaaatacggagaattttattaattcattTGGCCTAAAGTGCGTAAAATGCGCGTAAATTGATGCGCATCCGCAAACACCATGACGAAGAAATGCACAGTTTCCATAAatggaggaaattcaaattttagaaagtaGAAATTCATggttaaacattttaattcatggttaaacattttattttttttatctgttttcacagatttttctacaaattttgacTTATATtgtacaataaaaaaataatgaattattgtaaaaaataaagcaaCACGTGAAATCaagattttgcttcaaaaagccaaaaatgtttaattctaGACCATTTAATATGCaaatcgttgcgagacccattGGTATTCCGCGCTGTCCCTTtagagtactgtagaattatcttcttttcttttcattttttttttgagttcttctctgcctagtttttgagttttcccgaatttttaattgtttttctttccatttttcgaaaattatccaattttttcagtttttgcaggttaaaataattaatttcaaacgAAATGAGTGCCAAATCTCGCGCAAAGGCTGCCTCAAAGCCTCGACATCAATCCACTCCGTTCCCAAAGACGAAACAGGTtggtttttgattaaaaaaggcaaaaatgaagtaaaaaacgaagaaattcAGTTTAAGTGCACATGGGATGGTTGTGATCATCGCGTGTTCTATACGAGCCGTGGGCTTCAGTGGCACACTAGCGTAGCACACAAACTAGATAATTCTGAGGTGTTTTTGTGTGaattctctcaatttttcaataaattaatttcagattccatCGACGCGGCTTCAACTCTCCGACGACGAAGCTCCGCCATCATCTCCATCGCTGAATTTGAGCACAAGATCCATGCGAAAGGTGCttctttggaaatttattcGCTATTTCCCCCTGGCCGACCGTCggccgtctgcgtctccataTCTCTGTCATGTATCGACCCCGTcgtatttattcaaattgccaagttttcttttgttaATTTCTTGCATTTAGTTGATTTTATTGTTAAACCGTctcaaaattgcctgaaaagacccaatttccgttttttggcGTCGAAATTACAGTCAAATTCTGCTATTTTCTTGTCGTAGCGGCTTGGAATGTcgtttttatcgaattttgcATATTCTGGTCATTTATCTCACTATAATTCGCTGTTCAAGGCGAATTTGATGCCTATAGGCCTTGAAATTCGCCAAAGTTAAcgataaatcaataaaaactgtattccAGCTGCTGCGGCGACAAAAAGTCGatgaaatttcggaatttttcccattttaactttattttttcagagatcgGTCCCCATTCCGCTTCCAGAAGACTCGAAAGAAATGGTGGCTTCGAGAAAATCAACGCAGAAGAAggcaaaaaaggagaagacCCCAGAGAAAGAAGCAACTCCGGAACCGGAATCTCCTGACGATTCGGGATCCGAAGAAATCGATAATGAGATGATGGAAGAGGAGAAGCAGGAGTACAAGTTCGTGTATAACATTGTCGAGCGCGTGCCGGTGAGTTTTCTTGCagaattctggaattttcacctaaaaaatccaattttcagcctcCACAAACTGTATTCTCTGTCGGCGAAATGGGCAAGAAGCTGCTGCCGGAGCTCCAGGCGAAGGTCTCTCTCACCAAGAGAAAGCACAAAGAAGACTACTGCATCGCGTGCCTCGACTACAAATTCGTCACCGGAGAGTGCTCCAAGGCTCACGATGACAACGCGGATCGCTTGCAGAAGTTCTGGAAGAggtttctcatatttttttggtgaaaaatctcaataaattgccaattttttcagcgaattccCACACACCGAGCCACTCACCAAGGCCATCGTGCTCGCCGATCTCACAACAATTGCCGAAGAATGGGTCTGAATCGTTGTATCATccaattatatattttatttttatatttatatttactCGTCCCTCAAGCATCTCTGACAAATTCCACTGGCTTTTTATTCtaatttattcatattttcaaattgcccctcgaatattttttattgttgaatCAAGTTTTCATAGCAATAAACTCTGTcacatatttaaaaatctcaatttttacgAGTTTTTGATGTTATAATTGTATTTCTCTtgtgatttttcgtttttatgaTATGTGGTTTTCCCGCGCTTTTCTCGGTTTATTCCGTAGAAAATAAgaagttttttgtgttttttcctgaaattccgcgaaaatttgcattttcttggcggaaaaataaaaaaaattcgattaaaaaaaaagaataaacgTGAGTTCACGCGTGGACTCAATAGTCAATAATCCAcgtgttttaattaatttttgtttaaattttaaaagaaaaagtacACGTGGCAATCAAACTTGGAAAACcgtggaaaaatcaataaaatttttcatttcttttttgctcGGCTCGCTTGGCTTGGAAAAGAGCCCcgtttttggagaaataaaGGTAAAATTTAGCATATTTCTGAGCATTTTAATGAATAAATGGAATTTTAGCATTTCGAGACTTGGAAAGCcgtggaaaaaaattagcggTCGCTCTGCTCGGAAAAGAGCCCCGTTTTCGTGCGCTGAAGGTAAAATTTAAGATAtttctgagcatttttaatgaaaaactgaaattttagcaTTTCGAGACGGTTTCGAGAGGGTCATGGACAATAAATGGATCGTTTTGTTGGAAGGATGCCTCCGTGGGAAGTCGTGCAGGAGGAGAAGACGGATTTTGGATTGATGACGCCAAATGTTTGGTAACAACTAGTTTCATGGTAGGCAGGCTCGGTTTCAGACCCTGTCGCCTGCCTCCAACCTGGCTCTCGCCTCATTTCTACGCCGCAACATTTGTGACTCGctaaatatctcgtagcgaaaactacagtacttcttTAACTCACTACTGTAGGGCTCACATGAGCCCTACATttgtcatttaaaggattactgtagttttcgcctcgagatattttgcgcgtcaaatgtgttgcgcaatacgcattcttagAATATGTGTGTTCTTGTAATAGTGCGAAAGATGATTGTTTTTGCCGCTTTTCGGGTTCCGCGACGCCAGGAGGCGAGGCTCACCGAGCGAAGCAGACGCTGTAGGCACTTTCGCGCCTACATAGAAGCCCTAGGATCGGGCACGCTCCTTTACtaggagtacggtagttcCAAACTACTCACTGATATGAAATATTTTCCTATATTTCATAGTttctttgaaatgttttaaaattttttttcgtttttttctaactCCCCTGGGCCTGAGGTATGATCGTCGATCGGTGTTGTTGCAAACAACAATTACTGCACAGCAACCACTTAATGTCCTGCGAGGATCAAGGACGTCCAGGGCCGAATGGAGTTTGGGTGGGGAGCAAGGGTATCAATGTTccgtaaaaattacaaaaacgggacaacgggacaaACGGGACACGGGAATTGGCACCCTTGGTGGGGAGTCCGAGGGCCTCCGCCACCGGCCTTCATTCCGAGGGGACAAACTTTTAGGGTGGCAAGGTATTTTTGGGGACAAAGTATCCAAAGTGGCATGGTATCCAGTCGACAAAGTGCCATTTGTCTCTGACCGGGCGTATCTTCGgtgacaaacttttttcaactagtttttatatgtatttttcgaccattttttgttcatattttactggaataagtttttaaatgcaattttccatGGATTTTCGGCCTTGACTACTCACAATTGAATGTATGAACAATGATCTTTTGGGAAATTGCTGTAAAACGTCCAACTCACTTGGAATATCGTAAGATTCTTCCTTATAATCTGGTCCTtaagctccaaaggatcacagggggtacctcctgatgatctgatccttcagctccgaaggatcagaagggtacctcctgatgatctgatccttcagcttcaAAGGATCATAAGGGGTATAAAAGCAATAAATCCCCTTCTGTACCCTTCTGATCCTTtgaagctgaaggatcagatcattaggaggtacccttctgatccttcggagctgaaggatcagatcaccaggaggtacccttgtgatccttcggagctgaaggatcagatcaccaggaggtacccttgtgatccttcggagcttaaggatcagatcatcaggaggtacccttctgatccttcggagctgaaggatcagatcatcaggaggtaccccctgtgatccttcggagcttaAGGGTCAGATTATAAGGAAGAATCTTACGATATTCCAAGTTAGTTGGACGTTTTACAGCATTTTCCCAAAAGATCATTGTTCATACATTCAATTGTGAGTAGTCAAGGCCGAAAATCCatggaaaattgcatttaaaaacttattccagtaaaatatgaacaaaaaatggtcgaaaaatacatataaaaactagttgaaaaaagtttgtcacCGAAGATACGCCCGGTCAGAGACAAATGGCACTTTGTCGACTGGATACCATGCCACTTTGAATACTTTGTCCCCAAAAATACCTTGCCACCCTAAAAGTTTGTCCCCTCGGAATGAAGGCCTCCGCCACCTTGTCTGGAGATGCCCAGAGTTCTTCTGGGAGAATCAGAGTGCTGAGGCAACTGATCAAGTGTTGCACTTTTCCGTCTTCATCTCCgcatttcaaacattttgtgaCGCTTCGTCCTTCTATCTTGGCTTCATATTCCTCAACTAACAGTGAATGACCGCAACGGCCTTCTCTGTTATGAGGTCAAGGTCGAGACTAGCTTTCTCACTCGATGATGGTTTCAGCGGTGGGTTTCTCGGGGGTTTGGATGGTCTTTCGGGAAGTCGTTTCCAATTGAGGACCCGACATGGATGCTGACCTGCGCCTTGCTACATCTGTTGATTGGCCAGCTTGAGTTTTTCTTTCAGTGGCAAGCAACCTGTCTTTTGATAGATGTGGCTTACCAGTTTATCGAGAAGTTTATCGATTGTTGCACCAGTTTGTCCCTGTCATCGATATTATCACTCGAATTTTGTACCGCAAACAATTTACGACATTTCCGACGTGTTATGATCTTCATTGTGATGCTCAGAAGTTTAGGGGAGTTAATCCTGCCAACTTCATCCGAAACCTATCAGTAAATTGATAAGTTTCGAGTTATTTCGACAagactttttaaaatacagtCAGTATTGTAGAGTctaaaactagttttttcgGTTCCTTCTGACTCTTCCAACCTTCCAAATTCCTGGATTACTGTTGTGTGGCCCTGTGCACACAAGATGAGTTGTCTATAGTTTGATCAATAGGGTCTGTCTTCCGGCGGGTGATACAGTGTGGGaaagttctataggaccccccctaatttgaaggtttgaggaacttccgaaaattttttcgaaaaactgctaatgccgttcgtttttaaattgaaaaaaacctatatacatttttttccagaagtttatctcaaaaactgaggtcgcgctggaaaaaacgtcaaaatccagtgtgaaacttctataggaccccccgttttttttcacgatttttactaaaatcaacagattttggaatttttgacaaagctcaaatcaagtttgagttagaaatgagttcagataagcagttttgactttaaaa of Caenorhabditis elegans chromosome II contains these proteins:
- the Y14H12B.2 gene encoding SPK domain-containing protein (Confirmed by transcript evidence); the encoded protein is MQDNKSSGRKVMKKRGKSAKAVDMSHFLDFLAKKSKNISRPLMLKDLFSAYKEEAGYPGTVATLRLKLRWDLAVKIPLAANFEDDEKAQMLFATSTSAKEEFLKRLREKATVDVDNLQRITYYKSTKLEFKGKHAKGNFADLSQRRSSSASNQSVAQSPPQLQQINSADLQEEEDEDEIIVIDQTSNPAINYPKMKQIAVKTEFQEPRIDYPPSDGSDTISVINVNAGYSLYCPQPAFYPNVDRSMFTAMGQMMTGVLQMQSQMMKEVLNRGSTSAPPPAAPETTSLRDFLDFVKVYVNTLNSAQMDEARRLIQNLLAVYRNIDKQIPLSKLRMGLATAKTMADMYSIDVADGASATTFFQFLEIYANTPNNSQFVTLCNDLKRKIEDLKGKDKKIPFHHLYNIIKTAVDLVAQ
- the Y14H12B.1 gene encoding C2H2-type domain-containing protein (Confirmed by transcript evidence); this encodes MSAKSRAKAASKPRHQSTPFPKTKQFKCTWDGCDHRVFYTSRGLQWHTSVAHKLDNSEIPSTRLQLSDDEAPPSSPSLNLSTRSMRKRSVPIPLPEDSKEMVASRKSTQKKAKKEKTPEKEATPEPESPDDSGSEEIDNEMMEEEKQEYKFVYNIVERVPPPQTVFSVGEMGKKLLPELQAKVSLTKRKHKEDYCIACLDYKFVTGECSKAHDDNADRLQKFWKSEFPHTEPLTKAIVLADLTTIAEEWV
- the Y14H12B.1 gene encoding DUF659 domain-containing protein (Confirmed by transcript evidence), with amino-acid sequence MSAKSRAKAASKPRHQSTPFPKTKQIPSTRLQLSDDEAPPSSPSLNLSTRSMRKRSVPIPLPEDSKEMVASRKSTQKKAKKEKTPEKEATPEPESPDDSGSEEIDNEMMEEEKQEYKFVYNIVERVPPPQTVFSVGEMGKKLLPELQAKVSLTKRKHKEDYCIACLDYKFVTGECSKAHDDNADRLQKFWKSEFPHTEPLTKAIVLADLTTIAEEWV
- the Y14H12B.1 gene encoding DUF659 domain-containing protein (Confirmed by transcript evidence) yields the protein MVASRKSTQKKAKKEKTPEKEATPEPESPDDSGSEEIDNEMMEEEKQEYKFVYNIVERVPPPQTVFSVGEMGKKLLPELQAKVSLTKRKHKEDYCIACLDYKFVTGECSKAHDDNADRLQKFWKSEFPHTEPLTKAIVLADLTTIAEEWV